In the genome of Penaeus monodon isolate SGIC_2016 chromosome 30, NSTDA_Pmon_1, whole genome shotgun sequence, the window TCGATCCTACAAATGTGATTCAGGGGAATGTTTGTTTGATTAGGGTGGTTGAATGTAGGGCGACAGAAACTGTCAAGATGGAGGATGAGAAAATTGTGATATAACTGGTCCCTGTCCTGATAGTGCCCGACATCCGTTGCAGTTCAGGTGATTGTGGTGGAATGGATTTTGGTGCGACGGAAGGATAGACTGTATTGATGGCAGTGACGAGACTGATTGTCCAAAGTTTTTAGTGTCCTGAAATCGACCCTTTCAATGTGAATCAGGGAATGGGTTTTTTTGGCAGTTAGCTTGTGACGGTGGGTTTAATGCAAAGATggaagtgatgaaaataattgcaaggaCCAAGCTGCTATGGGGTCGTATTTTGCTGTGAGTTTGGGAGTGTATCTACAACTGGAGCCGATGTGATGGATATCCAGACTGTCGAGACGGCAATGACGAAGCCAGTTGCAAATGGGAAATTTACGTGTCCTGCAATTCGCCCATTCCTTGCGACTCAGGGAATGCCGACGTCCCTACCATCGGTGTGACGGCTTCGTGCAGTGTAGCGACGGGAGTGACGAAATCAACGCCCGCAACTTCACGTGCCCAGATAAAACGGCCTTTCAAATGTGCTTCGGAATCTGCATTACCCTATATCAAATTTGCAAAGGATTCGATGACTGCGGAGATGGAAGCGTGAAGTTTGACTGCCAGGATTCAAGTGTCCTCCTGAGGACAGCCTTCCAATGTCCAGAGGGCACTGTATTCCCGTCCCTTTTGTATGTAATGGGGACAGGAACTGCCTTGGAGGCGGCGATGAAAAAAATTGTGAGAACTACGAGGTGCAATGTCCCAAAAAGTTTAAGTTTCGAAGCTGAAAAACAAATGCATAAGGTGTCATGGGTATGTGATGACTTTGAAGACTGTAGTGATGGATCAGATGAGGAAAAACTGCGGCTAAGTGGTTACTGTCAAATGTACACGGTATTATTTGGTTTGGTATTTTATATTGGAATGTGCATTCACAAAATTTACACCGACTTAATCTAAATGATTTCCGCTGCACAAGAATTCTAGAATTTTTTTTACCGTTTAAAACCCACGTACATTGAATTAAGTAGTATCTGTAATGCTTCGTTTTACTAGTAAATGGGTACAGACATTATTTAGATTCGTAACACGTCTAAAAGGGGATATTGATATacccaaatgaaaataaaaatatctcgtTATGGACTTAAAATTTCGCACCACAGGAACTGTGTCATTCAACTATTTGGgaatcttttgtttgtttcttttatgaAATTACTGTCCttgaattgttttaaaaataataatggtgttggcaataaatattttttatctgtccCGCAAACACACTCCNNNNNNNNNNNNNNNNNNNNNNNNNNNNNNNNNNNNNNNNNNNNNNNNNNNNNNNNNNNNNNNNNNNNNNNNNNNNNNNNNNNNNNNNNNNNNNNNNNNNNNNNNNNNNNNNNNNNNNNNNNNNNNNNNNNNNNNNNNNNNNNNNNNNNNNNNNNNNNNNNNNNNNNNNNNNNNNNNNNNNNNNNNNNNNNNNNNNNNNNNNNNNNNNNNNNNNNNNNNNNNNNNNNNNNNNNNNNNNNNNNNNNNNNNNNNNNNNNNNNNNNNNNNNNNNNNNNNNNNNNNNNNNNNNNNNNNNNNNNNNNNNNNNNNNNNNNNNNNNNNNNNNNNNNNNNNNNNNNNNNNNNNNNNNNNNNNNNNNNNNNNNNNNNNNNNNNNNNNNNNNNNNNNNNNNNNNNNNNNNNNNNNNNNNNNNNNNNNNNNNNNNNNNNNNNNNNNNNNNNNNNNNNNNNNNNNNNNNNNNNNNNNNNNNNNNNNNNNNNNNNNNNNNNNNNNNNNNNNNNNNNNNNNNNNNNNNNNNNNNNNNNNNNNNNNNNNNNNNNNNNNNNNTGCNNNNNNNNNNNNNNNNNNNNNNNNNNNNNNNNNNNNNNNNNNNNNNNNNNNNNNNNNNNNNNNNNNNNNNNNNNNNNNNNNNNNNNNNNNNNNNNNNNNNNNNNNNNNNNNNNNNNNNNNNNNNNNNNNNNNNNNNNNNNNNNNNNNNNNNNNNNNNNNNNNNNNNNNNNNNNNNNNNNNNNNNNNNNNNNNNNNNNNNNNNNNNNNNNNNNNNNNNNNNNNNNNNNNNNNNNNNNNNNNNNNNNNNNNNNNNNNNNNNNNNNNNNNNAAATTTNNNNNNNNNNNNNNNNNNNNNNNNNNNNNNNNNNNNNNNNNNNNNNNNNNNNNNNNNNNNNNNNNNNNNNNNNNNNNNNNNNNNNNNNNNNNNNNNNNNNNNNNNNNNNNNNGGGtgatgtatgtgttttggtgtgtgtacttNNNNNNNNNNNNNNNNNNNNNNNNNNNNNNNNNNNNNNNNNNNNNNNNNNNNNNNNNNNNNNNNNNNNNNNNNNNNNNNTCtttaaatataacacataaaccacacacacacatatcaaatggtatgtagatatgtgtatgtatagataaacagTTGGTTCATTGTATATTCACAcagaatttttaaatatacatctaACAAATAAAAGAAGTGGACAAGATAAANNNNNNNNNNNNNNNNNNNNNNNNNNNNNNNNNNNNNNNNNNNNNNNNNNNNNNNNNNNNNNNNNNNNNNNNNNNNNNNNNNNNNNNNNNNNNNNNNNNNNNNNNNNNNNNNNNNCGNNNNNNNNNNNNNNNNNNNNNNNNNNNNNNNNNNNNNNNNNNNNNNNNNNNNNNNNNNNNNNNNNNNNNNNNNNNNNNNNNNNNNNNNNNNNNNNNNNNNNNNNNNNNNNNNNNNNNNNNNNNNNNNNNNNNNNNNNNNNNNNNNNNNNNNNNNNNNNNNNNNNNNNNNNNNNNNNNNNNNNNNNNNNNNNNNNNNNNNNNNNNNNNNNNNNNNNNNNNNNNNNNNNNNNNNNNNNNNNNNNNNNNNNNNNNNNNNNNNNNNNNNNNNNNNNNNNNNNNNNNNNNNNNNNNNNNNNNNNNNNNNNNNNNNNNNNNNNNNNNNNNNNNNNNNNNNNNNNNNNNNNNNNNNNNNNNNNNNNNNNNNNNNNNNNNNNNNNNNNNNNNNNNNNNNNNNNNNNNNNNNNNNNNNNNNNNNNNNNNNNNNNNNNNNNNNNNNNNNNNNNNNNNNNNNNNNNNNNNNNNNNNNNNNNNNNNNNNNNNNNNNNNNNNNNNNNNNNNNNNNNNNNNNNNNNNNNNNNNNNNNNNNNNNNNNNNNNNNNNNNNNNNNNNNNNNNNNNNNNNNNNNNNNNNNNNNNNNNNNNNNNNNNNNNNNNNNNNNNNNNNNNNNNNNNNNNNNNNNNNNNNNNNNNNNNNNNNNNNNNNNNNNNNNNNNNNNNNNNNNNNNNNNNNNNNNNNNNNNNNNNNNNNNNNNNNNNNNNNNNNNNNNNNNNNNNNNNNNNNNNNNNNNNNNNNNNNNNNNNNNNNNNNNNNNNNNNNNNNNNNNNNNNNNNNNNNNNNNNNNNNNNNNNNNNNNNNNNNNNNNNNNNNNNNNNNNNNNNNNNNNNNNNNNNNNNNNNNNNNNNNNNNNNNNNNNNNNNNNNNNNNNNNNNNNNNNNNNNNNNNNNNNNNNNNNNNNNNNNNNNNNNNNNNNNNNNNNNNNNNNNNNNNNNNNNNNNNNNNNNNNNNNNNNNNNNNNNNNNNNNNNNNNNNNNNNNNNNNNNNNNNNNNNNNNNNNNNNNNNNNNNNNNNNNNNNNNNNNNNNNNNNNNNNNNNNNNNNNNNNNNNNNNNNNNNNNNNNNNNNNNNNNNNNNNNNNNNNNNNNNNNNNNNNNNNNNNNNNNNNNNNNNNNNNNNNNNNNNNNNNNNNNNNNNNNNNNNNNNNNNNNNNNNNNNNNNNNNNNNNNNNNNNNNNNNNNNNNNNNNNNNNNNNNNNNNNNNNNNNNNNNNNNNNNNNNNNNNNNNNNNNNNNNNNNNNNNNNNNNNNNNNNNNNNNNNNNNNNNNNNNNNNNNNNNNNNNNNNNNNNNNNNNNNNNNNNNNNNNNNNNNNNNNNNNNNNNNNNNNNNNNNNNNNNNNNNNNNNNNNNNNNNNNNNNNNNNNNNNNNNNNNNNNNNNNNNNNNNNNNNNNNNNNNNNNNNNNNNNNNNNNNNNNNNNNNNNNNNNNNNNNNNNNNNNNNNNNNNNNNNNNNNNNNNNNNNNNNNNNNNNNNNNNNNNNNNNNNNNNNNNNNNNNNNNNNNNNNNNNNNNNNNNNNNNNNNNNNNNNNNNNNNNNNNNNNNNNNNNNNNNNNNNNNNNNNNNNNNNNNNNNNNNNNNNNNNNNNNNNNNNNNNNNNNNNNNNNNNNNNNNNNNNNNNNNNNNNNNNNNNNNNNNNNNNNNNNNNNNNNNNNNNNNNNNNNGGAATgagcccttttttattttttaagtgagTGAAGTGGCctgatgaaaaatttttaatgacaNNNNNNNNNNNNNNNNNNNNNNNNNNNNNNNNNNNNNNNNNNNNNNNNNNNNNNNNNNNNNNNNNNNNNNNNNNNNNNNNNNNNNNNNNNNNNNNNNNNNNNNNNNNNNNNNNNNNNNNNNNNNNNNNNNNNNNNNGTGCATATTACCCAAAAGGGTTCTTTCAGCCGTCAATTAT includes:
- the LOC119592407 gene encoding very low-density lipoprotein receptor-like, translating into MVFKQCADGSDEDHEVCATSGCSRGIRGKCIDPICIVMEWMIVKMDLMKANCQSFECPEEAFIALLCDGTESCVDGSDKASCDSFQCPEDRSYKCDSGELPDIRCSSGNGFFWQLACDGGFNAKMEVMKIIARTKLLWGRILLECRRPYHRCDGFVQCSDGSDEINARNFTCPDKTAFQMCFGICITLYQICKGFDDCGDGSVKFDCQDSSVLLRTAFQCPEGTVFPSLLYVMGTGTALEAAMKKIVRTTRCNVPKSLSFEAEKQMHKVSWVCDDFEDCSDGSDEEKLRLSGYCQMYTKPECAYMAIKMGAEKENWPLEAVI